AATGACAAGAGATCCTATCACCGTTACCAGAGAAACTTCTCTGACAGAGGCGATTAAAATTATCGCCGAAAAACGGATTAGTGGTTTACCAGTTGTCGATGATAATGGTAAATTGGTAGGGGTGATTTCAGAAACGGATTTAATGTGGAAGGAAACGGGTATAGAGCCTCCACCCTACGTGATGTTCCTTGATAGTGTTATCTATCTAGAAAATCCCGCACGTTATGAAAAAGAGGTTCACAAAGCCCTTGGACAAACCGTAGGAGAGGTAATGACGGCTAAAGCGATTAGCATCGATCCTCAATCTTCTGTTAAGGATGCGGCTCGCTTAATGCACGATAAACACGTACGTAGATTACCTGTAGTTAATGAAGCGGCTCAGGTAGTCGGAATAATTACCAGAGGTGATATCGTTCGGAGCATGGCAGGTTTATAATGAGCATTACTCCAGAATCAGTTCAACAGTTAATTAATTCGGAAAATTTCGGCGATCGCATCAAAGGAATTAATCAATTACGTCACCTAAATGATCCAGATAGGAGTTTTCAAATACTTGAACCTCTGTTAAATGACGAAAACACAAGGATACGTTATGCAGCGGTTAGCCAATTGGATACATTGGGTCAAAGTGATCTCAGCAAAACTCTAGAACTATTGCGCGATCGCCTCTATAATGACTCTGAAGTTGATGTACAAGCAGCAGCAGCAGATGTGATCGGAGGGTTAAAATTAACCGAAGCTTTTGCCGATTTGGAAAAGGTTTACTACTCCACCTCTGAATGGCTTATTCAAATGAGTATTATCGCTAGTTTGGGAGAATTTGGCGATCCTCGGGGTTTTGCACTCCTAACAGATGCTCTCAACTCTGATAATCCTTTGGTGAAAACCGCAGCTGTCAGTTCACTAGGTGAGTTAAAAGATCCTCAAGCAATACCTTTGTTATTACCTCTAGCTCAAGATCCTGATTGGCAAATTCGCTACCGTTTAGTACAAGCTATCTCGAATT
The nucleotide sequence above comes from Gloeocapsa sp. DLM2.Bin57. Encoded proteins:
- a CDS encoding CBS domain-containing protein, which gives rise to MNQTVAEVMTRDPITVTRETSLTEAIKIIAEKRISGLPVVDDNGKLVGVISETDLMWKETGIEPPPYVMFLDSVIYLENPARYEKEVHKALGQTVGEVMTAKAISIDPQSSVKDAARLMHDKHVRRLPVVNEAAQVVGIITRGDIVRSMAGL
- a CDS encoding HEAT repeat domain-containing protein; its protein translation is MSITPESVQQLINSENFGDRIKGINQLRHLNDPDRSFQILEPLLNDENTRIRYAAVSQLDTLGQSDLSKTLELLRDRLYNDSEVDVQAAAADVIGGLKLTEAFADLEKVYYSTSEWLIQMSIIASLGEFGDPRGFALLTDALNSDNPLVKTAAVSSLGELKDPQAIPLLLPLAQDPDWQIRYRLVQAISNLGITPESRSILEHLAQDSVEAIASSAQELLG